One Nocardioides oleivorans DNA segment encodes these proteins:
- a CDS encoding M4 family metallopeptidase: MRRTAGLAAFAVAAAAAAALPLTTATSAQGAPSASTTDARAGVVSDALAALERHPGAARATDGQAFVATGTVTDADGSTHVRFDRTIDGLRVLGGDLVVHRDAADAFDGVSQTLAAPLTLATEASVARAAAQRTVLARNARSTAVRGDGKAEAGELVVDATSGRPRLAWEVLTGGMQADGTPSRLATYVDARTGLVIRSEQQIVNVDGHGETLYSGDVPLQVSGSGSSYTLKDATRGGTYTTDMKNAEDSVLCQILQMGCSAGTTFTSTSTTFGDGTTGNRASAAADAQYGSNETWDYFQDTHGRDGIWGDGRGSFNRVHYGNGYVNAFWDGSKMTYGDGDGVDFGPLVSLDVAGHEMSHGVTENSANLTYSGESGGLNEATSDIFGTMVEFYADNANDPADYLIGEQFDLTQHRGFRRMDTPSSDGSSLDCWSTGAKDVDVHYSSGIGNHFFYLLAEGSGAKTIGGVAHSSTTCNGSSVTGIGREAAGDIWYRALTVYMTSSTTYAGARTATLSAARDLYGQGSTQYDTVAAAWSAVSVG, translated from the coding sequence ATGCGCCGAACTGCAGGACTGGCCGCGTTCGCGGTCGCCGCCGCCGCGGCAGCCGCACTGCCCCTGACGACCGCGACGAGTGCGCAGGGCGCACCGTCGGCGTCGACCACCGACGCTCGCGCCGGCGTCGTCTCCGACGCCCTCGCGGCGCTCGAGCGGCACCCCGGCGCCGCGCGCGCGACCGACGGGCAGGCGTTCGTCGCGACCGGCACGGTCACCGATGCCGACGGCAGCACCCACGTCCGCTTCGACCGCACCATCGACGGGCTCCGTGTCCTCGGCGGCGACCTCGTCGTGCACCGCGATGCCGCGGACGCCTTCGACGGCGTCAGCCAGACCTTGGCCGCACCGCTCACCCTCGCCACGGAGGCGTCGGTCGCCAGGGCCGCCGCCCAGCGCACCGTGCTCGCCCGCAACGCGCGCAGCACCGCCGTCCGGGGAGACGGGAAGGCCGAGGCCGGCGAGCTCGTCGTCGACGCGACCAGCGGCCGGCCCCGCCTCGCGTGGGAGGTGCTCACCGGCGGCATGCAGGCCGACGGCACACCCTCGCGCCTGGCGACGTACGTCGACGCGAGGACAGGCCTGGTGATCCGCAGCGAGCAGCAGATCGTCAACGTCGACGGCCACGGCGAGACGCTCTACAGCGGCGACGTGCCGTTGCAGGTCAGCGGGTCCGGGTCGTCGTACACGCTCAAGGACGCCACGCGCGGCGGGACCTACACGACCGACATGAAGAACGCCGAGGACTCGGTCCTGTGCCAGATCCTCCAGATGGGCTGCTCGGCCGGCACCACCTTCACCTCGACGTCGACCACCTTCGGTGACGGCACCACGGGCAACCGCGCCAGCGCCGCGGCCGACGCGCAGTACGGCTCCAACGAGACCTGGGACTACTTCCAGGACACCCACGGCCGCGACGGCATCTGGGGCGACGGCCGCGGGTCGTTCAACCGGGTCCACTACGGCAACGGCTACGTCAACGCCTTCTGGGACGGCAGCAAGATGACCTACGGCGACGGGGACGGCGTCGACTTCGGCCCGCTCGTCTCGCTCGACGTCGCCGGCCACGAGATGTCGCACGGCGTCACCGAGAACTCCGCCAACCTCACCTACTCCGGTGAGTCCGGCGGCCTGAACGAGGCGACGTCCGACATCTTCGGCACGATGGTGGAGTTCTACGCCGACAACGCCAACGACCCGGCCGACTACCTGATCGGTGAGCAGTTCGACCTCACCCAGCACCGCGGCTTCCGCCGGATGGACACACCCTCGAGCGACGGCTCGTCCCTCGACTGCTGGAGCACCGGCGCCAAGGACGTCGACGTCCACTACTCCTCGGGCATCGGCAACCACTTCTTCTACCTGCTGGCCGAGGGCAGCGGTGCCAAGACGATCGGCGGCGTGGCCCACAGCTCGACGACCTGCAACGGCTCGTCGGTCACCGGCATCGGCCGCGAGGCCGCCGGCGACATCTGGTACCGCGCGCTGACGGTCTACATGACGTCGAGCACGACCTACGCCGGCGCGCGCACCGCGACGCTCAGCGCCGCCCGGGACCTCTACGGCCAGGGCAGCACCCAGTACGACACCGTGGCCGCCGCCTGGAGCGCGGTCTCGGTCGGCTGA
- a CDS encoding AzlD domain-containing protein, with protein MWTAVLLACLGCYLLKLAGMSLPERVLSHPTVERVADLIPVALLSALVAVQVFAGGGDGPALTLDARALGLAFAVVALLLRAPFLVVVVGASVVAALSRLV; from the coding sequence ATGTGGACCGCCGTGCTCCTGGCGTGCCTGGGGTGCTACCTGCTGAAGCTCGCCGGGATGTCCCTGCCCGAGCGGGTGCTCAGCCACCCCACCGTCGAGCGGGTGGCCGACCTGATCCCGGTCGCACTGCTGTCGGCGCTGGTCGCCGTCCAGGTCTTCGCCGGCGGTGGCGACGGTCCTGCGCTCACGCTGGACGCGCGGGCGCTCGGCCTGGCCTTCGCCGTCGTCGCGCTGCTGCTGCGTGCGCCCTTCCTGGTCGTGGTGGTGGGGGCGTCGGTCGTGGCGGCCCTGTCCCGCCTCGTCTGA